Below is a genomic region from Nostoc sp. PCC 7120 = FACHB-418.
CACTGAAAACTACAAGCGAAACTGTAGCATCAACTAAAAACCTTTGGGAGAATGTTAAACCAATTTTGTTGGAACTACCCGGCTGGCTAGGTGTTGCTAAAAGTTTCTTTGGATTTTAGTAAGACAAATCTATGAATCAGCCGCCTTTATCTGACTCTACCTCAAACCAGCCTCTTCAGAATACCCTTCAGCAGAATGCGGAAAGCTCGACACTGGGAGGAGGTATTCAAGGTACTCAGGGTAATAACAATATCCAGATTCAGGGATCAGAAAATCAGGTTAACAATATTAACTTGACACTGGTTTTAAATGAAAAAACAATTGAACAAACAAAAAATAGTGAACAACCAATTATTACTGAATCTGGGTTAGTTATTGAATCATCAGGAAGTTGGGTTTTATTACAAGGTTACTTCTTTCAAACAGAAACTGTTCGCCAGCATCAAGATGGCACATTAACTGTAATGATTCCGTCTGAGAGTTCCCAAGACGATGCAACAATTCAATCACTTCGTCCTGACCGTTGGGGACAGTCACAGCTAACTACATTCGCTTATCGAAATGATGGTTTTCTTGTCAAGGTTGAGGAGATAGAAGCAGAATCTAGAAGGGACTCTTATATATGGAAACTCACTCTCAAGCCAGCAAACATCGAGTATGGTGGTAGTACTTTTGAAATGTCATATCAAGAACGCGACCAAACCTACTCAGCCGATGACATTGCTAATTTGAGAGGAAGACGGATATTACTGAACGATCCGCCCAAGCAGGTCATAGATGCTAAGTTTTACAGGCCTGCTTCGGCAAACAATCAAATGCTTGAGACGTTAATTAGAGGTATTAATACCCCCATTCAAGTTGAAAATTGTGTGCTGCAACCTCTATACTCTGTTTACAAGGATAGACCAAAGCTTTTTCTTGAACTGGCACGACTGATGGCTATTTTTTCTCTGAAAGCTGGCGATGTTGTTGAGCAAGTACTGGAATTGGCATTAGGGCCAATTGAACAAGCCAGCGTTCATGTAAGATTTCGAGGTAGAAGACGGAAGAAGTATGTTAATGTCGAGCCATCTATCATTGAAATAGAAGGTGATTGTCCTCTTGAATAACTGGGGGATAAAATATTAGGCATATTCTCTACTCTGTCGCAGAATAACCATGCACAATCTCGCAGGTTTTTTGCGCGACATGGCTCTATTAAATGCCATGCTTATCGTAATAAAGATATTTTCTGTTGATAATTACAACTTGTGATTAAAATTACTAATATGTCCAGCTATTAACTTATTTGGATGTCGCAGATTTACAAATGGAAAAGGTTTTGGTATCCAAGGTCAGGTAGGATTAATCTGACAGGCTTTGGTTATTTATATGACCCAGATACAGACTTTGGACATTACCTAAATCCAGATTTAGTAACATTTAATGCAATAGCTCATTTACCCTGTTTGGCACTTCTAGGAGAACCAGGAATTGGTAAGAGCTTTGCTATTGAGGCAGAGCAAAAAATAATCGATGCCAAAATCAAAGAAGAAGGTTCCCAGATACTCAGGTTAAACCTTCGTGAATACAGCAGCGAAGACAGATTAGTCCGCAGGTTTTTTGAAAGTCCAACTTTTAATGCTTGGATACAGGGTCAGCATCGGCTTTATGTTTTTCTTGACAGTTTAGACGAGTGTCTATTGAGAATTAACACTCTGGCTGCACTATTAGTAGGCGAGTTATCAAATTACTCAAACCACGTAGAACGCTTATATCTTCGCATTACCTGTAGAACTGCTGATTGGCCTAATAGTCTTGAACAAGGGCTGAAAAAAATTTGGGGAAAAGAGGCTGTAGGAGTTTACGAGTTAGCTCCCTTGCTTCGGGTAGACATTGCCTCGGCTGCACAAACAAAGGGTTTAGACGAGAACAACTTTCTTCAAGCTATTGAAGAACAAGAAGTTGTGCCATTGGCTATCAAGCCAATTACACTAAAATTTTTACTAAACACATACTGCAACAACGGTAGCCTACCCACCCAGCAAACAGAACTATATTTAAAAGGTTGCCAATTGCTATGTGAAGACACCGAAGATCGCCGTGATGCTCGGCTCACTGGCAACTTTACTGCTGACCAAAGAATGGTTGTTGCCGCTCGTATTGCCGCCGTAACAGTTTTCTGCAATCGATATGCTGTATGGATGGACATAGACCAAGGTGAAGTTCCCCCAGAAGATGTTGTGATTCGGGAGCTAGTTGGAGGAATAGAATTTATTCAGGGAGACGAATTTTCTGTAACCAAAGATGCTGTTAGAGAAGTATTGTCTACAGCATTATTTTCTTCTCGCGGATGTCATCGTATGGGGTGGGCGCACCAGACTTATGCTGAGTTTCTTGCTGCTTGGTATTTGCAACACCGTCAATTAACCTTAGAGCAAATGATGAGCTTAATAGTTCATCCAGGCGACCCTGATGGCAAATTGATTCCCCAACTTCAGGAAACAGCAGTTTGGTTATCAAGTATAAATCAAAAAGTTTTTCAGGAGGTAATGAAGACAAACCCAGACATTTTATTAAACAGCAGCGTAGCCACTGCTGACGATACAGTTAAAGCAAATTTAGTTGAGTCATTGCTAAAACTTTATGACGAAGGAAAGTTGTTGTATGAACCCAGATATGGGGCGTATATACACTTGAAACATCAAAACTTAGCGGCTCAACTTCAATCATATATTTATGATGCCAGTAAGAACGAAACCGCACGATATGTGGCAATCGAAATTGCACAACAGTGTGAAGAAAAATCGCTTCAAGGAGACCTAGTTAGTATTGCCCTTGCCCCTGAACAACCTTATTGGGTTAGGGTAAATGCCGCAGATACAATTTGTCTTATTGGTGATGAAGAAACTAAAGCAAGATTAAAACCATTAGCTACTGGTAAAGCGGGGGATGATACTGAAAATGAACTCAAGGGCTATGGTCTTCGTGCTGTTTGGCCGAATCATATAACAGCAGCAGAGTTATTCAATATTCTTATACAGCCTACAAACAAGGCTACTGGTGGAACATATCAAAATTTTGTTGCCAAAGATATTGGACGACAAATACAGTTGGATGATTTGGCAATAGCTTTGAAGTGGGTTGAACAGCAACCTCTAAGACGCGATTTATGTTACCCATTTAATGAACTGGCAGATACCATACTGCTAAAAGCTTGGGAACATCTTGATGTTCCAGATATACTCAAAGCTTTTGCAAATATAGTTTATTATAGGCTCAAAAATCATGACCAAATTACAGATAACCGTATATATAATGAAAACGAATCTTCTTGTGAAGAGCTACTAATACAAGATGACAATAAACGTCGTCAAATTTTAGAAACAATAGTTACTAGATTTTCTCAATCAGAAGCAGAAAGAATAGGAGTTTTAAGTTACAACTTTCCAGGAATAAACCAAGATTTCCTGTGGATTTTAGAAAAACTCAAAGAATCATCATCCGAAGCTAATCAGCTAGCATGGGCAAAGTTAATCTGGCGACTATTCAAGAGATATGACCCAGAACAAGTAAATGCAATACTTACAATTAGCGAAGATATTCCCATACTAAAAGCAGAATTTTCAAAATTGATTGAACCAATAAAATTAACTTCTCAAACAGCAATAGAAGAAAGAGCAAATTACTTAGAAGACCTGAAACAGCAGGAGCGTAATAATAATCAACAACTTTTAGACCCACCTCCCAAAGACCGAATTATCAAATGTTTAGACCAATTTGAATCTGGAAATCTTAATTCCTGGACGCAGATATGTCATGATATAACACTTATACCCAATAGCATATACTATGACAAGATGCTATTGTTTAAACCAAATATAACAACGCTTCCTGGTTGGGAGGAAGCAGAATCATTAACAAAAACAAGAATTATAGGAGCTGCAAAAGTATATATACGTAAAGGAGACCCTATAACGTCGCAATGGCTAGGAACCAGTAAGTTTTATTACTCTACATTAGCTGGTTACAAAGCACTATGCTTAATTTTACAAGAAGAACCAGAGTATATATATGCTATTCCTGATGGTGTTTGGAAAAAGTGGACGGCAGTTATACTCGATTATCCCAAAACAGGTAATCCAAAAGATGAAGAAATTCGTCAAGAATTGGTGAAAAATACTTACAAAGTCGCTCCAGATGAAGTTATCAATACCCTCATTATTTTGATTGACAAAGAAAATCAGGATAACGGTTCTATTTCAATTCACCATGCACTAGAAAAATGCTGGGATAAACGCTTGGCAAGTACCGTTTTTAGTAAAGTAAAAAATCATCAGTTAAAGCATGAAAATTTAAGTAATTTACTTGAGGCACTCATAAGCCACAACTTTGATGAAGCCAAAACTTTTGCTGAATCATTAATTTCTTTACCCATTCCTGAAGATGCTGAGGAAAGAGCCAAAGTACTTGCCGCAGCAACAGCTCTTATGAGATATGCAAAAGATGCAGGCTGGTCAGTTGTTTGGGATGTGATTCACCACGACCCAGAATTTGGTAGAGAATTAATTGAAGCTGTATCTTACTCTTTTGAATACACAGATAGTTTAGAGCAGAGACTAAAAGAAGAATATATAGCAGATTTATACATTTTTCTTGTTCAGGAATATCCTCCTATTGAAAAAAGTAAGCAAGACGATTCTCAAGCAGAAGAACTCACGGGCATAGAAGCCTACAGAATAAGACCAAAAGATGCTGTCACCACCTGGAGAAACAATATTCCACAGCGTCTCAAAAACCGTGGTACACCTGAAGCTTGTGAGGCTATTCGGCGAATCATGCGCGAACTACCAGACCAAAAGGATAAATTGGAGCGGTTTTTATTAGAAGCTGAGACTTTAACTCTCCGTAATACCTGGATTTCACCGCAACCATCAATAATAATTGAACTAGCAAAAAGTAGTTACTCTAAAGAGGTACAGTCTTTAGTCAACTATGGAATCATACAAAATTTTCAAGACAGCACTGTTCACGGCAGCGTGCAGGCATTACAAGGTAATCATAACCAACAAAGTATTGAGAATGCAAATGTAGTTTCTCAGGAGAACCTGGCTAATACTCCAGTTCAAAAACATATATTATGTACTAATTGCGGTCATGTAAATCCAAATAGTTGTAAGTTTTGCTCCCAATGTGGGCAAAAAATAATATCACAAATTTGAGACGTAAACAATAACTTCATTTATAATTTTTAACTTTGATTCAAGGGATTATTTACTATTATAAAATTTACTTTCTTACTTTTATATCACTCGGAATCCTTCAACATCCCCGTTAACAATTCCGACATTTCCCACAGGTCTTTATTCCGGTTATCATCATAAATCATCAACGTTCTGGGGTCAGCATGACGGCTCAACTTCTGCACCTTTCTAATATTCCCATCCGTCGCATCAAGTGCTGCCGTAATCGCCGAATGCCTCACCCTGTGAGGTGACATCGGTTTCTTTACCCCCACCTTCTTAAAAGCACTAGCCACTATTTTATAGATAGCATCCGTAGTCAATCTATGCCCAGAGTTATGAAAATCTAATGCTGTAAAAATTGGTAAATCGGGTTTCAAATCCCCTCGTGCAATCAACCAATCAGCTATCGCCGCCGCCACATCTTTTGACATATCTAAATATTCTTCATTCGTTCCCTTCCCCTTACCCAAAACTCGCAACTTGCGCCCATAAAAATCAAAGTCACCCACATTTAACTGACATATCTCCTGACGACGCAAAGCTAAACCCCACAGCACCAGAAAGATGGCATAATTGCGTTTACCAATCAAAGTCTCCCTGTCAAACTGCCCAAGTACAAGTGCTATCGTCTTGCTATCAACCCCCCGCGTATCTCGATATGCCTTGACCTTCTCCCCTTCGACATCTTCCAGGGAATAATTGCACACCCCCAACTTCCGCCCCATCTTCGCCAAAGACTTAATCGCCGCCAACCGCCGATTAATTGTTGCTTCCCGCACCCCCGAAGCTATCAATTTCGCCTTATACTTCAGCACCACCATCACCGCTTGCTCGCGCTGCAAGTGCAGAAACTCCAGCACACTATCCCCAGTTGGCGGCATTAGAGTCATCTTCATAAAGAAATCCCGCAAATCTTTCTCGTAAGCCCGCCGAGTATTGGGGTTGCGCTTATCTGCCAACAGTTGCGCCAACACATCCGGGTCGCCCTGAAGCTCTGCGTCAAAATACCTAGTGATTGGCGCATCTAGACACGCTTCTAACTCTACCTTGACTAATTCCCCCCAAACCGGCTCGTTAGGCATAATTGCTCACTACTGCGTTATTGATAATACAGATTTCCAATAACGTTCATCATACTCCGCTAAGGGAGTGCATTAATCTTTACATTCACTTCGGAGTAAAATATTTCTTGCGGAAGTTGGCAGGTGTTAATTAGTTATGTTAAGTCTGTAATTTCCGGCTGAGATATCAAAATTGATAGCTAAAAGTGGGGGATGTGGTGCAGATGTCTTTGAGGTAAGCCAGTTTATCAAATATCCGACTTGCCCATGCCCAGCAAATGAATGAGCTATGGTTGAGTTTAAAGTTTTTAATTTTAGATAATTAATCACATCACATTGATGTATTCTGAGCTAAAATTTCTCTTTTTTTATTTGAGGTTATTTTCAACCCAAGAGCAAAATAAAGTAGCTCCGATGAGCGCAAAAATTTAATGAATAATGGCTAGTTTTATTCTTAATAAAAAATATTAAAGGCCACAATTTTCTATACGAGATAGAAATCGAGTTATGTCTGATAGTCTCCTAGCGGTGGGCGTAGTATGAAACAGATATGAAAACCCCCAAGGAAAAATTGGGTAAGAAGGAAGATGTCCTTCTGGTGCATCCATATTGTAAATTAACTCATTTTGATATAACCATCGTGTTTTTTTACGCCAGCCAATATATTCGCCAAATTTTTCCCATATTTTCTGACTATAATTATTAGTTCCACCTAATCTTTTATAAATGTCCTTTTGAACTTTGAACCCAAAATGACCCTTACTAGCGTATATCCATAGGTCATTAATAATTCTAATATCCTCACAGGGAAAATACTTAATATATTTAGTGTCTAAAAATTTTTCTTCTAACTGCCCGCTTATTTGAAGTATTAATCTCGCTGTTTCTTCATCAGCTTTTTTCCATTCAAAATTTAAAAGATAATAAAATAGTTGAGTATATTTATCTGGCAATACAACATTTAATATATGAATCCCAGTTTCAGATAATGTTTCATCATCATTAAAATCATATTGTTTCTTTTCATATTCTGTTAATAATCTATAATAGTTGGCAAATTCTTTTATATTTAACTGGGCATTAATATTTTGTGTTTTACTCCATGTTGTCAGCCAAGCACAAAATCTATTTGCGATTTGCCAACTTATTCCATTAACGGGTTTTTGGGAATCTCCAGGTAAGAATCTATTACCATGCCAATTTTCAGGATATAAAGCATTACCTGTTTCTTCAATAAATAACTGATATTCAACGCAAGTAATATAACTATTATCAATTTGTTTTTTTTCATCAATACGAACTAGTCTACCTAATCGCCTCGCCAACTTTACTTGTGCTGCTAATTTTAAAATTTCTATATCAGATGATTCTAAACCATCATCCAAAGTTTTAATCAGTCTTTCTCTTATAATTGGAGCCACTTTTAAACTTTCCTCCTGACAATCTAGTGCAAGTTTTAAAGACATTAAATCTAAATTACTTAAAGCTGTAGAAATTATATTAGTTGCATCAGTTTGGGCAGCATAAAGTCTAATAGTTTCGTGCCACCAATCATCTTTTAATTTATTAATTAATATATGTTCTTGTTTACTTTCTTTTATTTGAACTGCTGCTAAGTATTCTTGGAAACTTTTATGAGCAAATTCATAAATATTTTTTTCTTTTTCTACAAGTAATCCACAGACATCCTCAACATTTTTTATAAAATCTTCTGGTGATAATTTATTACCAGCTACTTGTGATAAAACATCTTGGATAACTGAACTACCTAACATTAAATCAAACTCACGAGTATTTTGATTCATTAAAAATAATGCTAAAACTTGAAGTACTACTTTCTTCTGATCAGATGTTAGTAAATCAGCAATTCCTTTAGAATCTTGTCGCCTACCCAACATAACATCACAAATTTCAGCATACAATTCTACTCTTCTTCCTGGTAAAGCACCACGATAACAATGAACTGTAGCAATCATAGTTAATAACAGTGGATTTAAAGCCATTGCCGCTAAAGATGAATTATTTTTTATACGTTCAATTAGATCATCGGATTTTCGGTTAGCATTCTGTTGTATACCTTGATCTTTTTGCCCATGCCGACTCATAATTTCATTTTGAAGATACCAATTTTGGATAAAAAATTGCACCTGCTTTGAGTTAAATGGATGTATTTCTAAAATTGCCTTAATGTTTTCCACAGGGGCGCTACGATAACCAAAAGGGCGAGAGGTTAGTAAAAAAATAGCATGAGGATATTCTTGAATTTGCTTGTTTACCCATCTACTAATTAATTGGCGTTGATGAAGCTCTACTTCATCTAATCCATCGAACATTACTAAACATTTCTGAGTTTTATAATTTCTAGTTGTTAAATTTATATTTAATCTCAAATTATCTTCAAACCAACTTTTTAATGGCTGATTTTTTTTTACTAATTCTTGTTGTTCAATTAAAGTTGGTAAATCAGGTTGCTCTTCAATAATTGAGTTTTGAATCTCCCGTAAATAAAGTATTATGGGAATTAATTCAGGCGCTTTAGCATTATGCTGAAAATATGTATTGTTAGCATAATTTAAAACCAAGTATTCCAACAAAGTTGTTTTACCATATCCTGGAGGAGCGATGATTGCTATACTACGAAAAGCATGGAACTCCTGACTTGCTATTAACCAATCCCATATCTCTGTTGGATTAGATCCATATTTAAGATGAATCATACCGTTAGGTATTCTATCAACACATTCTGGTGCAAGCCTGAGTGCTACAAATACCTTTTCTAGATCCAAAGTAAAAGGGCCTTTAGTTTTCAATCCTTGAGTCCGATAATCACGGCAATTATAAATTAATTCATCATAATACCTTTTTTTAAATTTTCTTGATTCTTCCTCCCAAGAATATGGTGTTTTTATAGCATTTGCTTCTTGGAATGTATTTAATTGTTTATATCTTTCATGATTTTTCCATTTCAAAATAATATCTATTAGTAAAATTAATAAAGCAATTAGAAAATACAAATCTTGTGATAATAGCCATTTCCAAATAATATTTATTATCCATTTAAATAATTGGTTTAGCAAAGTCAAATCAATATTTGTATTTTTGAAACGTTCATGAATTGCTATCGCCAGAAATGCTGTTAAAAAAAAGAGCGGTAGTAAAGGTAATACTCGTTTAAATTCTTTTATGAAAAAACTTTCAGTGATTTCTGTTTCTTTATACGGATTAATAGAAATATTTACATTATTTCCCGACGAAGTATTATTAGACTGATTTTGAAAATTTTTATTTCCTTTAATAGCCTGCATTCCATTATCTAAAGTAGAAGTATCAACTTGTTGTTGAATATCAATATCCTGTTTAGATGGTTGATTAGGTTCTGGATTTAGCGGCTGATTCATAAAAAAATAATTATTAATAATTAATTTACTTTTCAAATTCTTAGTTTTCTAAAGAATACCGTTGAAGAAATTAGACTTAGAAACCCTATGGCATAGTTAATTACAAGATTTAATTCAAAACTTTATATAAAATATACCATAAAAAATACGTGTTATAAAGCTTTTAAGCGTTTGATTTCCTTGGAGCAAGCTAGTGTTTAGAGGTGAGTTACCTTCTTAGGGGTAAATATAGCGAAGACACTGTTGGCGTAAATAGAAGGTTCGTGCAACCAGGGGCAACCTTGTAAAATTTAGTAAAAATAACCCTTGATTTAGCCTCAATTGATAAGAAATACAAATAATAACATTGCCTAGTTCGTTCCATTTTAGGCAATGTTTTTCGAGAACGCTATGTAGTGTCAAGGTTTTTACAGTAATAATTTTGAATTCCCAACTTCTATTTTAGGCAAAGATTTTTCTGCAAAAATAGCGCTTCAAAGTATAAATTTTACTTATTTATTTTAGCGATCGCTTAAAACTTTATCAACAAGAAGTGTAATCTCTGTATCCCTTACACAGCAAAGGTTTTAGGTACAGGTTGCCCCTGGTTACACGAACCTTCTATTTACGCCTGTTGGCGAATTCCCCAAACAGCTAAACTGAACCGATTAGTTCAGAAATAAACCGATTGAGAGCTTTCTGAGCAGTTTTATACCCAGGTGCTTGCTTACCCAACTTCAGTTCAGACAAAATACGGTCACGTAAAATTTCTAAAGATGCAACAGACAATCCAGTTTCCTGGTTGGCGACGGTCTGCGGAGCGTTTTTGGCAATCGCGGTATCAGATGTTTGATGAAACTCGCTCTCCCGCATAATACTCGGTTGAAGTTGGCATTGAGCCGAGATGTGTGCAAATTCGGAAATAGAGTCTAAAAACTCTTGTTATATATAGCTTTCAGCTTTTTTGCTACCTCTAGTTTTAAACAAATACAGTCAGGCTGAATTTAGTACACAGTTACTAATAAATCCGGTTTCTGCTCTCTCAAATACCAACATTTAAAAGTTGGTATTTGGGAGGAGAGTCACATTGATTTTTTAGAGGTTTTGGGTATGACGAAAGAAACTATTCAATCATCGAAAGTTGGTAAAAGTCAAAATCAATAGCGTAAATATGCCCACAACAGTCGCGATCGCTACTAGCTAAACTTCCTTAAACACTAGATATTTCCAGGGTTACAGCGATTATGTACCCTTGATGCCAAATATTCCTTAACCCTTTGAAACTGTAATTTATACAAGTTTCCAAATCTCTCAAACCTAGAATTGGTAAGGCTTTCCAGGCTCTATTTCCGAGTTTGCAGGGATCTCGGCTCTATGCCTCCAAGGGGACTCTGCTGGTTGTCCCCGTTGCGAAAACAACTCTACAAAAGCTTCATCTTCATAAATACTGCCCAATGTATCGCGTATCTGTAGGTAAATATTTCCCTTGGGAAAGGCAGCACGAGCCACCTGTACAGTTTCAACGGGTATGTCAGGTATATTTTGGGGATGTATCGACATATTGACTCATGCCCAACTGTAGGAACTTATTGTTGATCCTACTCCTTTTTGAGATGTCCTATTTGAATTCGCCAACAGTGTCCTCGCTACTTTTACCCCTCTTAATCCTTACTCTGTATGGTTTTCGGCTTTTTGATAGTCCTGGCTGTTTTTCATCGAAAGATACTTGCAATGCCTGGGGCAGTTATTGGGGTCATGACGAAATAGGTATTGGTATTGAGTTAGGTCGAGGGGGAGATAACACTCCCCCTCGCCTCTACCTCCCGGCTGAACCCCTAACTCAACCTCAATTCGGTGACAGTGTTTGTTTTTATAAACACTATGAGGGTTTTCTCTATGGAATTTAGCGGCAGTAAGCAAAAATTAAGCAGA
It encodes:
- a CDS encoding tyrosine-type recombinase/integrase; this encodes MPNEPVWGELVKVELEACLDAPITRYFDAELQGDPDVLAQLLADKRNPNTRRAYEKDLRDFFMKMTLMPPTGDSVLEFLHLQREQAVMVVLKYKAKLIASGVREATINRRLAAIKSLAKMGRKLGVCNYSLEDVEGEKVKAYRDTRGVDSKTIALVLGQFDRETLIGKRNYAIFLVLWGLALRRQEICQLNVGDFDFYGRKLRVLGKGKGTNEEYLDMSKDVAAAIADWLIARGDLKPDLPIFTALDFHNSGHRLTTDAIYKIVASAFKKVGVKKPMSPHRVRHSAITAALDATDGNIRKVQKLSRHADPRTLMIYDDNRNKDLWEMSELLTGMLKDSE
- a CDS encoding NACHT domain-containing protein; translated protein: MNQPLNPEPNQPSKQDIDIQQQVDTSTLDNGMQAIKGNKNFQNQSNNTSSGNNVNISINPYKETEITESFFIKEFKRVLPLLPLFFLTAFLAIAIHERFKNTNIDLTLLNQLFKWIINIIWKWLLSQDLYFLIALLILLIDIILKWKNHERYKQLNTFQEANAIKTPYSWEEESRKFKKRYYDELIYNCRDYRTQGLKTKGPFTLDLEKVFVALRLAPECVDRIPNGMIHLKYGSNPTEIWDWLIASQEFHAFRSIAIIAPPGYGKTTLLEYLVLNYANNTYFQHNAKAPELIPIILYLREIQNSIIEEQPDLPTLIEQQELVKKNQPLKSWFEDNLRLNINLTTRNYKTQKCLVMFDGLDEVELHQRQLISRWVNKQIQEYPHAIFLLTSRPFGYRSAPVENIKAILEIHPFNSKQVQFFIQNWYLQNEIMSRHGQKDQGIQQNANRKSDDLIERIKNNSSLAAMALNPLLLTMIATVHCYRGALPGRRVELYAEICDVMLGRRQDSKGIADLLTSDQKKVVLQVLALFLMNQNTREFDLMLGSSVIQDVLSQVAGNKLSPEDFIKNVEDVCGLLVEKEKNIYEFAHKSFQEYLAAVQIKESKQEHILINKLKDDWWHETIRLYAAQTDATNIISTALSNLDLMSLKLALDCQEESLKVAPIIRERLIKTLDDGLESSDIEILKLAAQVKLARRLGRLVRIDEKKQIDNSYITCVEYQLFIEETGNALYPENWHGNRFLPGDSQKPVNGISWQIANRFCAWLTTWSKTQNINAQLNIKEFANYYRLLTEYEKKQYDFNDDETLSETGIHILNVVLPDKYTQLFYYLLNFEWKKADEETARLILQISGQLEEKFLDTKYIKYFPCEDIRIINDLWIYASKGHFGFKVQKDIYKRLGGTNNYSQKIWEKFGEYIGWRKKTRWLYQNELIYNMDAPEGHLPSYPIFPWGFSYLFHTTPTARRLSDITRFLSRIENCGL
- a CDS encoding transposase, translating into MSIHPQNIPDIPVETVQVARAAFPKGNIYLQIRDTLGSIYEDEAFVELFSQRGQPAESPWRHRAEIPANSEIEPGKPYQF